A single Megachile rotundata isolate GNS110a chromosome 9, iyMegRotu1, whole genome shotgun sequence DNA region contains:
- the LOC100883255 gene encoding uncharacterized protein LOC100883255 isoform X9: MEKENSASGGGGGGGGGGGGGEAAATATPGATSASEKLQADQANPLLDPTALFGAYWPRGDSAASSLFGGMPSGYGLGAHHLPSAYAILGRGGSAPGFGGHTPASAPPPPPYSHSSLGTLSVAASQAASLGINPASAAWWTMASHLAAQDYLARLQGAASLSGFPPGAESLLPPYPASLLNPPSLSSHKSSKSKFCYGKPKAKSSKSHKTTAASSGSSTTPSMTSSSLPVSTQAPPVTSSHHSTSVSSTQNSQTNVVSSAKEGSDPSSILGGVRLPPDTEIIKYTSSIVGPKVPGTTNRGRKKTISLDTPSVSVHPPPSVPALSAHQTNTTTTSLMMEPRKYNRAATESNDYREPVDRVEVIKLPAHSTNGSVLPAPTSYTTTTNANNTSDSDAPLNLSLKPSTTSGSSPISGSQPLSQLSNLSQSLLASDRTSRRKPGPKPRRVPQNSVPVPASPSPSLAQLFAAADSPQRPSSGSEESESASTTHHKDGRPRNLGRGVSKPKKNTVASLLAQSRALGIKPTPTLDPSVPLSHQVSLLRSNILAAQLHATATGQGDDKNQRSLQEKMKNKLLEASGEESNMDVTSESGSNTDVVTDTDDDNVDGVSSAKRRKVKPSERDLQVPLERGWKRETVIKGLGKSGVIKGDVSYYSPCGKTFRSSPDLAKFLEQQNPPELTTANFSFSSRPLVGEFLQPTMGLAEAEFVRLGAQEVARRLEELRAAGGFRDARTNNQYEREKLAYAKKLAKEEAQRHKEQARLIKEQEKSERQEAVRREREIRNQQLLEGRKRLAFTIKQKMKIIQEIERGKSKSDVARELGLASSTVATIWKNRESIAESWRNRDMMQQHTDREEETKKLSSSAASNLVSVTSLVTNTVLSTSTANTNNSNALPAVVVAPPQVQVVPPLPPPPPPLPLTTTTSTTVVPSASQPTLPSTTISSTSSTGTTTTTTAAANNVGLDNTQQAQTQTQSQEILEARKKRQEEVEKIRLEEQQRKQQERELKRQQAVMMKEQMYMQELTKQREMLYTVELERERRRQHMTLVRALENRRKMEEREKKRIEARAERIATKEKRAEQRKMEMELIEQIRKPVEDMELTDMDSLPSLKSLQLALLNDEEAEEEMLSVMTHLLVCAIEDPGIPQPARHTTGLGQSLRQADITHANISEVLRIYLYANATGEVKALTGVCLERERDKKFADHHQNGGDYASTCSGKNAQFYEHLHNNETWRMSERLRDKPFLALNPTHKAQMLAFLCNELLQNKAVIRQIEGSLETVAQLRKERFVLDTKIRKLRQLHSRKVRMEAVGVIVNKTGDTITIEKKEVDEEGNTTSTAVGTTPTPDEIHHEDEVEDMSENESEGTQPEEEEDKNLSGEELGKKLDKLLKQSEEQLQKLNSSSKQLRAHIFGQDRYWRRYWELACAGGIFVEAMESAEPEILELQAELDEKYKNMPVEDTKSEANQEESKSNAENRENEAPNDVKEEKKFNSNEQEEDVKPLLDKTKSEVEDVNCKKEPVQNCGSENSTNVKEEKKVDVDGSMTDAKTNVTSEEIKQETEVVNMDVDTKEETKKEHEEMDEEMKPNVKMEDKIVETIPNGDKFNHVNNLHNGKELNGTFISNNSNEFNWFSILPRETCDTPGPSTKQIFGIAEPTELRIPVFPPPASPNYDRCDSPAPLILTQDEAAQLEYLKVHGLPPPGEAKPVPKDLRYGWWRIQDVDTFQELLEHLHSRGVREKELKRTTWATMESFLAVTGRINVDPGNLTATELKSTPDDPDTPIPQPDNPENWSEQVALRVDAQLLEQVEALEDKVANASMQVKGWKLPPRAGTEEAEEIEKLNEMEKVSAVEQARQRLLSLEAAIERRYLKPPLGVCTGDPNLAALKAEQAAAANANSSNSDQSNQTPVPPEETTPRGLNNWREATARAHTSAQLAMALYMLEASIAWDKSIMKAVSLTPARNSVCVKLRNRCVSLKATTQYKQLLTTSQASNCQFCHSGDNEDKLLLCDGCDRGYHTYCFRPKMENIPDGDWYCHECMNKATGERNCLVCGKRVGKNLVLCELCPRAYHTDCHNPVMPKIPRGKWYCSNCHSKQPKKRNSSRRSHTKGGGTRESESSDHPPASPTPSTASNTHVEDVSSSEPATPTASPRKEGNNRTLTKKQQRELAPCKVLLEQLEQQDEAWPFLLPVNTKQFPTYKKIIKTPMDLSTIKKKLQDSVYKSRDEFCADVRQMFINCEVFNEDDSPVGKAGHGMRSFFEMRWTEITGAPPPHPQTHS, translated from the exons CATATTGGCCTCGGGGCGACAGCGCAGCTTCGTCGCTATTCGGTGGAATGCCGAGTGGATATGGGTTGGGGGCCCATCATTTGCCATCGGCTTACGCCATCCTGGGCCGTGGAGGATCCGCTCCTGGTTTCGGGGGCCATACACCGGCGTCTGCTCCACCGCCACCCCCGTACTCCCATAGCAGCCTTGGCACTCTGAGCGTGGCTGCCAGTCAAGCTGCGAGTTTAG GCATCAACCCTGCCAGCGCAGCATGGTGGACGATGGCCTCGCATTTGGCAGCACAGGACTATCTCGCGAGGCTACAAGGGGCTGCAAGTCTTTCCGGATTCCCGCCTGGTGCCGAGAGCCTGCTGCCACCTTATCCTGCCTCTCTACTTAATCCCCCGTCCCTTTCGTCTCACAAGTCCAGTAAGT CCAAATTCTGTTACGGAAAACCAAAAGCTAAGTCAAGCAAGAGTCACAAGACGACGGCAGCCAGCAGCGGCAGCTCGACGACGCCGAGCATGACAAGCAGCAGTTTGCCGGTGTCGACTCAAGCACCGCCGGTCACGTCCTCTCATCACAGTACCTCGGTCAGCAGCACGCAAAATTCGCAAACGAACGTCGTCAG TTCTGCGAAAGAGGGCAG CGATCCCAGCAGTATATTAGGAGGTGTGCGACTGCCTCCCGACACGGAGATCATCAAGTACACTTCGAGTATAGTCGGTCCAAAGGTTCCTGGGACAACGAACCGCGGAAGGAAGAAGACCATATCCTTAGACACGCCGAGTGTCAGTGTACATCCACCACCTAGTGTACCTGCTCTCTCTGCTCATCAGACGAACACCACCACGACGTCGTTGATGATGGAACCCAGGAAATACAATCGCGCGGCG ACCGAGTCGAACGACTACAGGGAGCCAGTGGATCGTGTAGAAGTGATCAAATTGCCAGCGCATTCTACCAACGGTTCCGTTCTACCGGCACCTACGTCCTACACAACCACCACGAATGCTAACAACACGAGCGACTCGGATGCTCCGTTGAATCTCTCCCTGAAGCCCTCGACGACGAGCGGTAGCTCGCCCATTTCTGGTAGTCAACCGCTCAGTCAGCTCAGTAATTTAAGCCAGTCGTTACTTGCCTCTGACAGAACGT CGAGACGAAAGCCCGGGCCGAAGCCGCGAAGAGTGCCCCAGAACTCGGTGCCGGTGCCAGCCTCGCCGAGTCCATCGTTGGCGCAGTTATTCGCCGCAGCGGATTCGCCACAACGGCCAAGTAGCGGAAGCGAGGAAAGCGAGAGTGCTAGCACGACCCATCACAAAGATGGTCGACCGAGGAACCTGGGACGTGGCGTGTCCAAACCGAAGAAGAACACCGTCGCCTCGTTGCTGGCTCAAAGCAGAGCCCTGGGGATTAAACCTACGCCCACCTTGGACCCTAGCGTGCCATTGTCTCACCAGGTCTCGCTATTGAGGTCGAACATTCTGGCTGCACAGCTGCACGCCACCGCCACGGGTCAAGGTGACGATAAAAATCAG CGGTCTTTGCAGGAGAAGATGAAGAACAAACTGCTGGAGGCGTCCGGCGAGGAAAGCAACATGGACGTGACCAGCGAAAGCGGAAGTAACACGGATGTTGTGACGGACACCGACGACGACAACGTGGACGGGGTATCCAGCGCGAAGAGGAGAAAGGTGAAGCCCAGCGAGAGGGATCTACAGGTTCCTCTGGAACGTGGCTGGAAACGGGAGACTGTCATCAAGGGATTAGGGAAGTCGGGAGTGATAAAGGGTGACGTGTCTTATTACAGCCCTTGCGGAAAGACGTTCAGGAGCAGTCCGGATTTGGCGAAG TTCTTGGAGCAACAGAATCCACCCGAGCTGACTACCGCGAACTTTTCCTTCTCGTCTCGTCCTCTGGTGGGCGAGTTCCTGCAGCCGACAATGGGCTTAGCGGAGGCGGAATTCGTTAGGTTGGGTGCACAGGAAGTGGCGAGAAGATTGGAGGAGCTGAGAGCCGCGGGTGGTTTCAGGGACGCGAGAACAAACAATCAGTATGAAAGGGAGAAGCTCGCGTACGCGAAGAAACTCGCGAAGGAAGAAGCACAGCGACACAAGGAACAGGCTAG GCTGATCAAGGAACAGGAAAAATCGGAGAGACAGGAAGCAGTGAGACGAGAACGAGAAATTCGAAATCAGCAGTTGCTCGAG GGTCGAAAGCGGCTAGCGTTCACGATCAAGCAGAAAATGAAGATCATCCAAGAGATCGAACGCGGTAAGAGCAAGAGCGACGTGGCGCGCGAGCTGGGTCTGGCTAGCAGCACGGTGGCCACCATCTGGAAGAATCGGGAGAGCATCGCCGAGAGCTGGAGGAACCGAGACATGATGCAACAGCACACCGATCGCGAAGAGGAGACGAAAAAGCTATCGTCGTCCGCCGCTTCGAACTTGGTCTCCGTGACGTCGTTGGTAACCAACACGGTGCTCAGCACGAGCACCGCCAACACCAACAATAGCAACGCCTTGCCGGCCGTCGTGGTGGCACCTCCGCAGGTGCAAGTGGTACCTCCACTGccaccgccaccaccgccaCTACCATTGACGACAACCACCTCCACGACGGTCGTGCCCTCGGCCTCGCAACCGACGCTGCCATCCACAACTATCTCCAGCACATCGTCCACCGGCaccacaaccaccaccacagcCGCCGCCAACAACGTCGGCTTGGACAATACCCAGCAGGCCCAGACCCAGACGCAAAGTCAGGAGATTCTGGAG GCTCGGAAAAAACGGCAGGAAGAGGTGGAGAAGATACGACTGGAAGAGCAACAACGGAAGCAACAG GAACGAGAACTGAAGCGACAGCAAGCAGTCATGATGAAGGAACAG ATGTACATGCAGGAGCTCACCAAGCAGCGCGAGATGCTCTACACCGTCGAGCTG GAGAGGGAGAGAAGGAGACAACATATGACGTTGGTACGTGCTCTCGAAAATCGTCGGAAGATGGAGGAAAGGGAGAAGAAGCGGATAGAGGCGAGGGCTGAAAGAATCGCGACGAAAGAGAAACGCGCTGAACAGAGGAAGATGGAGATGGAACTCATTGAACAGATCAGGAAACCCGTCGAAGATATGGAATTAACAG ACATGGACTCCCTCCCGAGTCTAAAGAGTCTCCAGCTAGCCCTGCTCAACGACGAGGAAGCGGAAGAAGAAATGTTATCAGTGATGACGCACCTACTGGTATGCGCCATCGAGGACCCAGGAATTCCACAACCCGCTAGACACACCACAGGATTAGGCCAAAGCCTACGACAAGCTGACATAACGCACGCAAACATCAGCGAGGTGCTACGAATCTATTTGTACGCGAATGCCACCGGTGAGGTGAAAGCGTTGACCGGGGTCTGTCTGGAACGAGAACGCGACAAGAAGTTCGCCGATCATCATCAGAACGGTGGAGATTACGCTTCGACCTGTTCAGGAAAGAACGCTCAGTTCTATGAACATCTGCACAACAACGAAACCTGGAGGATGTCTGAAAGATTGAGGGACAAGCCGTTCTTGGCTCTGAATCCAACGCACAAGGCGCAGATGCTCGCGTTCCTCTGCAACGAGCTGTTGCAGAACAAGGCTGTGATCAGACAGATCGAAGGGAGCTTGGAGACGGTGGCACAACTTAGGAAGGAGAGATTCGTTTTGGATACTAAGATCAGAAA GCTGAGACAATTGCATAGTAGAAAGGTGCGTATGGAAGCAGTcggtgtgatcgtgaacaaGACCGGAGACACCATTACCATCGAGAAGAAGGAAGTCGACGAGGAAGGTAACACCACATCGACGGCAGTGGGAACAACGCCTACTCCTGATGAGATCCATCACGAGGACGAGGTTGAGGACATGTCTGAGAACGAGAGCGAAGGAACTCAGCCTGAAGAG GAGGAAGACAAGAATCTGTCCGGCGAAGAGCTTGGCAAAAAATTGGACAAACTATTGAAGCAATCAGAGGAGCAGCTGCAGAAACTGAACAGCTCCTCGAAGCAACTGCGAGCGCACATATTTGGCCAGGACAGGTACTGGAGAAGGTACTGGGAGTTGGCCTGCGCTGGTGGTATCTTCGTGGAGGCTATGGAGAGCGCCGAACCGGAAATCCTAGAGCTCCAGGCTGAGCTAGATGAAAAGTACAAAAACATGCCGGTGGAAGATACGAAGTCGGAGGCGAATCAAGAGGAGAGCAAGTCGAATGCTGAGAATCGAGAGAACGAGGCTCCGAACGATGTTAAAGAGGAGAAGAAATTTAACTCGAACGAACAAGAAGAGGACGTGAAGCCTTTGTTGGATAAAACGAAATCTGAAGTGGAGGATGTGAACTGCAAGAAGGAACCTGTGCAAAATTGTGGCTCGGAGAATTCGACGAACGTGAAGGAGGAGAAGAAGGTTGATGTGGATGGTTCGATGACGGACGCTAAGACGAACGTCACTTCAGAAGAAATTAAACAGGAGACAGAGGTTGTGAACATGGATGTGGACACGAAGGAGGAGACGAAGAAAGAGCACGAAGAGATGGACGAAGAGATGAAGCCTAATGTGAAGATGGAAGATAAAATCGTTGAGACGATTCCGAATGGCGACAAGTTCAATCACGTTAACAATCTTCATAATGGAAAGGAACTGAACGGCACATTTATTTCTA ATAACAGCAACGAGTTCAACTGGTTTTCGATTCTACCGCGAGAAACCTGCGACACTCCAGGACCGAGTACCAAACAGATATTTGGAATAGCTGAACCCACCGAGCTGAGAATACCAGTGTTCCCTCCACCGGCTAGTCCAAATTACGACAGATGCGATAGTCCAGCACCTTTGATCCTGACCCAAGACGAAGCAGCGCAGCTGGAGTATCTGAAAGTACACGGTCTACCTCCTCCGGGAGAGGCTAAACCAGTACCAAAGG ATCTGCGATACGGTTGGTGGAGAATACAAGACGTCGACACGTTTCAAGAACTGTTGGAACACCTTCATTCCCGCGGTGTTCGCGAGAAGGAATTAAAACGTACAACCTGGGCGACCATGGAGTCCTTCCTGGCCGTCACAGGTAGAATCAACGTGGACCCCGGCAACTTAACTGCCACGGAACTGAAATCTACACCTGACGATCCCGATACACCGATCCCGCAACCGGATAATCCTGAGAACTGGAGCGAGCAAGTCGCCTTACGCGTGGATGCGCAACTTTTGGAACAGGTCGAGGCTCTCGAGGACAAGGTCGCCAATGCCAGCATGCAGGTCAAAGGCTGGAAGCTACCTCCACGGGCGGGCACCGAGGAGGCtgaagaaattgagaaactgaacgAGATGGAGAAAGTGAGCGCTGTCGAACAGGCGCGACAAAGGTTACTGTCTTTGGAAGCTGCGATAGAGAGGAGATACTTGAAACCACCGTTAGGCGTTTG TACGGGCGATCCGAATTTGGCAGCCCTAAAGGCTGAACAGGCGGCGGCTGCAAACGCAAACTCGAGTAATTCGGATCAGAGCAATCAGACACCGGTGCCGCCGGAGGAAACGACTCCAAGAGGTCTGAACAACTGGCGAGAAGCAACAGCACGAGCTCACACATCGGCTCAGCTCGCCATGGCACTGTACATGCTGGAGGCCAGCATCGCCTGGGACAAGAGCATCATGAAGGCTGTGAGTCTAACACCAGCTAGAAACTCGGTCTGCGTCAAGCTACGAAACCGCTGCGTCTCACTCAAAGCTACCACTCAGTACAAACAGCTATTGACTACTTCTCAGGCCTCT AACTGTCAGTTCTGTCACAGTGGAGATAACGAAGACAAGCTGCTACTGTGTGATGGTTGTGATCGCGGCTATCATACTTACTGTTTCCGTCCAAAAATGGAAAACATTCCTGATGGTGACTG GTATTGTCACGAGTGCATGAACAAAGCAACAGGGGAACGAAATTGCTTGGTATGCGGAAAAAGAGTTGGTAAAAACTTAGTGCTATGTGAACTCTGTCCACGGGCTTATCATACCGACTGCCATAATCCTGTTATGCCAAAA ATACCAAGGGGAAAATGGTATTGTTCTAATTGCCACAGTAAACAACCAAAGAAGAGAAATAGTAGTCGAAGGAGTCATACCAAAGGAGGAGGCACCAGAGAAAGTGAAAGTTCTGATCATCCACCAGCTAG TCCAACGCCGTCAACGGCATCGAACACGCACGTAGAGGACGTCAGTTCGTCGGAACCGGCAACGCCTACCGCCTCGCCGAGGAAGGAGGGCAACAATAGGACGCTCACGAAGAAACAACAACGAGAGCTGGCTCCTTGTAAGGTGCTACTCGAACAGTTGGAGCAACAGGACGAGGCCTGGCCGTTCCTTTTGCCGGTGAACACCAAACAGTTTCCGACCtacaagaaaattattaaaacaccCATGGATCTCAGTACGATCAAGAAGAAATTGCAGGACTCCGT GTACAAGTCTCGCGATGAGTTTTGCGCCGATGTCAGACAGATGTTCATCAACTGCGAGGTATTCAACGAGGACGACAGTCCCGTGGGGAAGGCTGGACACGGGATGCGCAGTTTCTTCGAAATGCGTTGGACCGAGATTACAGGCGCGCCACCCCCACATCCGCAAACGCATAGCTGA